One window of Ictalurus punctatus breed USDA103 chromosome 22, Coco_2.0, whole genome shotgun sequence genomic DNA carries:
- the prdm8b gene encoding PR domain zinc finger protein 8b, with product MEESSSQKLAWDGDAKAMQQCLTDIFTSVYTTCDIPENAIFGPCVLSHTSLYDSIAFIALKSTDKRTAPYIFRVDTSAAGSTAEGLMWLRLVQSARDRDEQNLEAYVKNGQLFYRSLRRIEKDEELLVWYGKDLIELLLLGSSRNHVKSKGSPPYLCPDCSQRFQFEFPLLAHLRFRCTKRLQMMAGGEDDAKDMREQNSMPTSSSSPKLGRSEGFSSPQDGKPSTDFHNLARDLENNRTSPATDKEAEILSESSGKRKFSDLEDHNRAIGSTQKSKEELANSAQQYRGAYGLDDNRRPFSPSEVPETKRSAFTEVKKSPQGLKHGAKNGGFNSENKTDAVRPGSEKHPSIRQVLSETQPPQSRIESSAVASAFTSVSQDSGGSERKSAFSQPSRSFSQLSPLIMTPKLMPGVDCHPPVGDTVTSSRLYQADHLGAKLQGSELGTNCPVPGGMTKQNPFLYATTFWPKSSSSIQLQMPSALTLLPPSFTSLCLPAQNWCAKCNASFRMTSDLVYHMRSHHKKEYSMEPLVKRRREEKLKCPICNESFRERHHLSRHMTSHN from the exons ATGGAGGAGTCCAGTTCACAGAAGTTGGCGTGGGACGGGGACGCTAAGGCCATGCAGCAATGTTTAACGGACATTTTCACGAGTGTGTACACCACCTGCGACATTCCCGAAAACGCGATCTTCGGGCCGTGTGTGCTCAGTCACACTTCACTGTACGACAGCATCGCCTTCATCGCCCTAAAATCCACAGACAAGAGGACGGCGCCTTACATATTCAGG GTGGACACCTCAGCTGCAGGAAGTACTGCAGAAGGTCTGATGTGGTTGAGGTTGGTCCAATCTGCACGAGACAGAGATGAGCAGAACCTGGAGGCCTATGTGAAGAATGGCCAGCTCTTCTATAGGTCACTGAGAAGAATTGAGAAGGATGAAGAACTCTTGGTGTGGTACGGGAAGGATCTGATCGAGCTACTGTTACTCGGCTCTAGCAGAAACCATGTCAAAAGCAAAG GATCGCCACCTTATCTGTGTCCAGACTGCAGTCAGCGCTTCCAGTTCGAGTTCCCTCTCCTGGCTCACCTGAGATTCCGATGCACCAAGAGACTGCAAATGATGGCCGGTGGCGAGGACGATGCTAAGGACATGAGAGAACAGAATAGCATGCCCACTTCCAGTTCAAGCCCTAAATTGGGCCGATCCGAAGGTTTCTCCAGCCCCCAGGATGGAAAACCATCAACAGACTTCCACAACCTTGCCAGGGACTTGGAGAACAACAGGACAAGTCCTGCCACTGACAAGGAGGCAGAGATACTGAGTGAGAGCTCAGGCAAGCGCAAATTTTCTGATCTAGAGGACCACAACCGGGCCATAGGCTCGACCCAAAAGTCCAAGGAAGAGCTGGCTAATTCGGCCCAGCAGTATCGTGGAGCCTATGGCCTGGATGATAACAGGCGACCATTCTCACCCTCCGAGGTCCCAGAAACAAAACGCAGCGCTTTTACTGAAGTCAAAAAGTCACCACAGGGCTTAAAGCATGGTGCCAAAAATGGTGGTTTCAACTCAGAGAATAAGACAGATGCAGTGAGGCCTGGCAGTGAGAAGCATCCTAGCATTAGGCAAGTGCTGAGCGAGACACAGCCGCCTCAGTCACGGATCGAGAGCTCAGCTGTAGCGAGCGCTTTCACTTCAGTATCCCAGGATTCCGGAGGCTCAGAGCGCAAGAGCGCCTTCAGCCAGCCATCGCGTTCTTTCTCACAGCTTTCACCACTCATCATGACGCCTAAGCTGATGCCTGGAGTAGACTGCCACCCTCCTGTAGGTGACACCGTCACTTCCAGTAGACTCTACCAAGCTGATCACCTGGGAGCCAAGCTGCAAGGTTCTGAACTGGGCACCAATTGTCCTGTACCAGGTGGCATGACAAAACAGAACCCATTCCTCTACGCAACAACTTTCTGGCCTAAAtcgtcaagctccatccagctgCAGATGCCATCTGCCCTCACACTCCTGCCCCCGTCCTTCACCTCTCTCTGCCTGCCAGCACAGAACTGGTGCGCGAAGTGCAATGCCTCTTTCCgcatgacctctgacctggTGTACCACATGCGTTCGCACCACAAAAAGGAATATTCCATGGAGCCATTGGTCAAGAGGCGGCGCGAAGAGAAGCTAAAGTGTCCCATCTGCAACGAGTCATTCAGGGAGAGGCATCACCTCTCGCGTCACATGACCTCTCATAACTGA